The region TCTCGTCGACGCGCTTCATCAGAAGCTTCAACTGACCGAGTTCGCCCGGCGGCTCCTTGTAGACCTGGATGATCTCGCGGATCTCCGCAATGGTGAAACCGATGCGCCGGCCGCGGAGGATTTCCCCGATAAGGCGACGGTCGGCCTGCCGGAAGAGACGGGTACGCCCGCGCCGTTCCGGATGGATCAGTCCCTCGTCCTCGTAGAAGCGAAGCGTGCGCGTCGAGACCCCGAATTCCCGCGTCAGCTCCGTTATGCTATAAAATTTGTTCACCAGCATGTATTCCCCGTCATGAACCGGCAATAATATTGACTTTTACGTAATAGTCAATTTCGTCGGTCGCTCAGATGCCGAACCACCATGTGGCGATGCCGAGGAACGCGAAGAATCCGGTACAGTCGGTCACCGTCGTCACGAAGACCGACGAGGCGATCGCCGGATCGGCG is a window of Rhizobium sp. N324 DNA encoding:
- a CDS encoding MerR family transcriptional regulator; this encodes MLVNKFYSITELTREFGVSTRTLRFYEDEGLIHPERRGRTRLFRQADRRLIGEILRGRRIGFTIAEIREIIQVYKEPPGELGQLKLLMKRVDEKRDDLRQKRKDIDDTLVELDNIEEACLGRLAEIGVTT